In Myxococcus stipitatus, the genomic window CGTCGCCTCGTCGTCGCTCAAGCGCGTCCACCGCGACACGCTGGCCGTGGACTCCGAACGGATGCGTTGGGTGTACCTGCACGCGCCCAGGGAGGTGCTGGCGCGGCGGATGTCCCAGCGTCACGGCCACTTCATGCCGTCGTCGCTCCTGGACAGCCAGCTCGCGACGCTGGAGGTGCCCCATCGCGCGGTGCCCATCGACGTGACGCCGCCTCCAGCGGAGGTGGTCGCTCGCATCCGCGAGAGCCTGAAGCTCTGACGAAGCGGAGAGGGCTCGACCTGGAGCGTCAATCGAGCCCCCTCTCGTGTCGTCCCGAACCGGATGCCGGCCAGGTCTGCCTCGCTGGCCCGCCTCCGGCTTCGTTCAAGGACCTGGTGCCGTGATGTGTCCTCACGGCATGGCGCCGGAATCGCACCGACGCCATGCCCCGATGCAGGTCGCATCGTCATCAGCGGCGCCCTCCGCCGCCATGTGACATCGGTCCAATGCGACTGTCGCCGGTCGCCGGTCCCTCGTTGGACACCCTTGCCTCGCCCCGCGGAATCGGCCTCGCGTCGCGATGTGTCAGCCTCGCTGCGACAAAAAATGTCGGAGCACATTTGTAAACTGCGTTGCAGATGAGATGAGGCTGCGAGAAACGCGCCCATCGAGGGGGCTGACCCGATGTTTGAAAAATCGAGGTTTCGAGACTGGGCACGTGTGTCCATGGGGTTGTGTGCGCTCGCGCTGGGGGCGGGAGGTTGCGGCGGCGTCGAGGCGGGCTCCGAGACCTCGTTCCAGGAGCGCGCGTTCCCCGGCCGTGTCGGCGAGGCGCGCAGGGCGCGTGTCCGCACCCTGTCGGGCGAGCGCGAGGTGACGTACGAGCTCGTCGATGGGGAGCGCGTCTTCCAGGGAGACATCCTGCTCGGAGACGAGGACGTGGGCGAGGTGCGCGAGGCGGTGGTGGAGGAGTTGGCCGCCACGAGGACGCGTGCGAAGGCGCGCTGGCCCGGCGGCGTGGTGCCCTACACGTTGGACCCGGCGCTGCCCGCGCCGCAGCGGGTGCTCGCCGCGATGTCGCACTGGGAAGCGCATACGCGCCTGCGCTTCGTGCCGCGCACCACACAGGCCGACTACGTCACCTTCCGGTCGGGCAACGGCTGCTCCTCGAATGTCGGCCGCATGGGCGGGCAGCAGTTCGTCACGCTCGGGTCGGGCTGCACCACGGGGAACGCGCTGCATGAAATCGGGCATGTGCTGGGGTTGTGGCACGAGCAGGCCCGCGCGGACCGGGACCGCCACGTGCGCGTGCACCTGGAGAACGTGGAGGAGGGCTACGCGTATGCCTTCGACACGTTCGTCCAGCGGGGAGAGGATGGGCGGAGCGCGGGGCCGTACAGGATCGACTCGCTCATGCACTACGCGTCCGACGCCTTCTCCGCCAACGGGTTGCCCACGCTCACGCTGTTGGATGGGACGCCCTTCTACGCGAACCGGGAGGTGCCCACGGCGGGAGACATCTGCGCCGTGAGGCGGCTGCACGGGTTCGGCCGCCACTCCGACCTCGACGGCGACGGCCGCGCCGAGCTCGTCATCGGCGCGCCGGGCGAGGACGTGGGGACGGGCGTGGACCAGGGGGCCGTCAGCATCTTCATGGGCGCGGCGGGAGGACTGGGCTCGACGGGCCTCTGGCTGCACCGTGACGTGGCGGGCGTGGAGGACGTGGCGGCGGACGGGGACCGCTTCGGCGCGGCGGTGGCCGTGGGGGACTTCAACGGGGACTGCCTCGCGGACGTGGCGGTGGGGGTGCCGGGGGACGACGTGAACGGCATCGTCGACGCGGGTTCGGTCCACGTGTTCCCGGGCTCGTTCCATGGCGTGGACCTGGCGGCCGACCGGGTGTTGCACCAGAACACGCCCGGCATCCCGGACAGCGCGGAGCTGGGGGACCAGTTCGGCGCCACGCTGGCGGTGGGCGACTTCAACGGCGATGGCTATGACGACCTGGCGGTGGGCGTGCCCTTCGAGGACTACGGCTCCTCGGCCATCGACTCGGGGCTCGTGACGGTGGTGTACGGCTCCGCGGCCGGCCTCACCGCGACGGGGGCACGGAGCTGGAGTCAGGCGTCCGCGCAGGTCCTCGAGGTCACCGAGAACGGAGACCGCTTCGGCTCCGCGCTGGCGGCGGGAGACTTCGACGGAGATGGCTTCGACGAGCTGGCGGTGGGCGTGCCCTTCGAGGACGTGGGCGCCGTGCCGGACGTGGGCGCGGTGAACGTCCTCCGCGGCTCCATCGACGGGCTGTCGAGCGCGGGCAACCAGCTCTGGAGCGCGGGCGGCGCGGGAGTGCCAGGCAGCGTGAGCGAGGGTGTCCGCTTCGGCTCCGCGCTGGCGGCGGGGGACTTCGATGGAGACGGCCGGAGCGAGCTGGCCATAGGCTCGCCCGGGCAGACGGTGGGCGTGGCGCCGCGCGCGGGCGCGGTGACGGTGTTGAGGGGGGACGCGTCGGGGCTCGTCTCCACGGGCGCGGTGGCGTGGTCGCAGGACTCGGCGGGCATCTCCGACGTGGCGGAGGTGGGGGATGGCTTCGGCTCCGCGCTCGTCGTCGAGGACTTCGATGGGGATGGCCACGCGGACCTCGCCGTCGGCGTGCCTTCGGAGAGCGTGGGCGCCGTGGTGGGGGCGGGGCTGGTGCACGTGTTGTACGGCGCTCCAGGTGGGCTCTCCGGCGCGCGTGAGCAGGTCTGGTCCCAGGCGGGCTCCGCCGTCGACGACGGCCCCGAGACCCTGGATGTCTTCGGCAACTGTCTGGCGACAGGGGACTTCGATGGCGACGGTGACGCGGAGCTGGCGGTGGGCGCGCCCTACGAGGACCTGGAGTGGGTCGTCGATTCGGGCGTGGTCCACGTGCTCTACAGCGCTGGGGCCAGTGGCCTCTCCCGCGTGGGGGAGCAGCGCGTGTCGCACGCGCCCTCGGGAGAGACGGAGCGGGGGGACGCGGTGGAGACGGGGGATGTCTTCGGCCTGGGACTCTAGGTCGGCCGCCAGCGCGGAGGCGTCGGTCGCGCTTCAGGCCGGCGAGAAGGTGGTCGCGACGACGCGGTCATCCTGGAAGGAGACGATGCCCCAGTTCCTCACCTCGAGCATCTCCGCGCCTCTTGTGGTCATCCGTCACCGTTCGCCCGCTGCGACGGGCGTCTCCCCTGAACGGTTACATCTCCGACGTCCTCGCCCTTTTCCTGCCAGCGCATTCCGGGACAGAACGCTTCCGAGCGCTATCGCATCCCTATCGTGACCTGCTCGGAGCGTCTTCACTCCAGGGCTCCATTGCCGAGAACACA contains:
- a CDS encoding gluconokinase — its product is MVVIVMGVTGAGKSTVGKALAESLGWRFLDADDLHSAANVAKMAAGIPLEDSDRWPWLAAIRAQIQEALESGEDLVVASSSLKRVHRDTLAVDSERMRWVYLHAPREVLARRMSQRHGHFMPSSLLDSQLATLEVPHRAVPIDVTPPPAEVVARIRESLKL
- a CDS encoding M12 family metallopeptidase; protein product: MGLCALALGAGGCGGVEAGSETSFQERAFPGRVGEARRARVRTLSGEREVTYELVDGERVFQGDILLGDEDVGEVREAVVEELAATRTRAKARWPGGVVPYTLDPALPAPQRVLAAMSHWEAHTRLRFVPRTTQADYVTFRSGNGCSSNVGRMGGQQFVTLGSGCTTGNALHEIGHVLGLWHEQARADRDRHVRVHLENVEEGYAYAFDTFVQRGEDGRSAGPYRIDSLMHYASDAFSANGLPTLTLLDGTPFYANREVPTAGDICAVRRLHGFGRHSDLDGDGRAELVIGAPGEDVGTGVDQGAVSIFMGAAGGLGSTGLWLHRDVAGVEDVAADGDRFGAAVAVGDFNGDCLADVAVGVPGDDVNGIVDAGSVHVFPGSFHGVDLAADRVLHQNTPGIPDSAELGDQFGATLAVGDFNGDGYDDLAVGVPFEDYGSSAIDSGLVTVVYGSAAGLTATGARSWSQASAQVLEVTENGDRFGSALAAGDFDGDGFDELAVGVPFEDVGAVPDVGAVNVLRGSIDGLSSAGNQLWSAGGAGVPGSVSEGVRFGSALAAGDFDGDGRSELAIGSPGQTVGVAPRAGAVTVLRGDASGLVSTGAVAWSQDSAGISDVAEVGDGFGSALVVEDFDGDGHADLAVGVPSESVGAVVGAGLVHVLYGAPGGLSGAREQVWSQAGSAVDDGPETLDVFGNCLATGDFDGDGDAELAVGAPYEDLEWVVDSGVVHVLYSAGASGLSRVGEQRVSHAPSGETERGDAVETGDVFGLGL